DNA sequence from the Sulfurimonas sp. genome:
CGTTAGAATCAAACAGCGGGCTTGTGTTTTACAGAAGCGATGTTGATGTAGCCATTCCTCTTATTCCCGACAATGTTGTTGATACAAAGATGGCTACGGTTATCGGAAAAGACGGCTATATTATATCAACGATTGAACATATGTTATCTGCTATTTATGCTTATGGAATTGACAATCTTAGAATAATAGTCGATGCTGATGAAGTTCCCGTAATGGACGGAAGCAGTGCGAGTTTTTGTATGCTTTTAGATGAGGCGGGAATAGTTCAATTGGATGTACCGAAAAAAATTATGCTTATAAAAAAAGATGTAGTAGTTCAAGAGGGAGACAAATATGTAAAGCTCTCTCCTTCACCGGATTTGAAGTATGGTTTTACTATTAAATTCCCGCATCCCGTTATACAAAAACAGGAGTATGTTTTAAATTTTACGAAACAAAATTATAAAGATGAGATAGCAAGAGCCAGAACTTTCGGTTTTTTACATGAAGTTCAATATCTTCGCTCAAAAGGTCTTGCTCTTGGCGGTTCACTGGAAAATGCCGTTGTTTTAGATGAGAAAAAAGTTTTAAATCCTGAAGGGCTTAGATACTCTGATGAGTTTGTAAGGCATAAAATACTTGATGCAATCGGCGATATGGCTCTTATAGGTATGAACTTTGTAGGTAATTACGAAGCTATGGCGGGAAGTCATGACCTTAATCATAAGCTTACGCTTGAACTTTTAAAAGATGCTCAAAATTATGAAGTGGTAGAACTTGTCGGTGAGAAAACAAAAGAGTTAGAAAAAGCGTATGCCTAAGAGTGTTGATTTGCTCTTTATTACCCTCTCTTCTCCGCTTCAAGTAGGAATATATGAAGATAACAGACTTATAGAGACTATTGTAACTCACGAAAAAAGTTCAGATGTTTTGCCAAAAATATTTAATGAACTCTCATACAAGTATGTGATTAAAAAACTCTTTTATGCCAATGGACCGGGTAGTTTTATGGCGATAAAAATAGCATATATATTTCTAAAATCAATGAGCATATTAAAAAATATACCGCTTTTAGCAACAGATGCATTTTATTTTAATAAAAATCAGCCAATCAAAGCGATTGGAAAGCTATTTTTTGTTAAAGTTTCATCAGAAATAAAAACTCAAAAACTAGAAATAGCGCCAGAGGTAAGTTTTATGCTTCCGGATGTGCTTGAGTATAGTGAGTTTAGCACAACTGCCACTCCTCTTTACGGCATCGGGGCGGTTGGATAGGAATAAAGTGACAGTAAGTGTACCGGCAACCAGTGCGAACCTTGGACCAGGATTTGATTCTTTAGGCTTGGCAGTTGATTTAAGAAATGTAGTTGAATTTCATCCGTCGAAATTTTTTAGCGTAAGCATTAAAGGCGAGGGTGAAGATAACCCAAAATTAAAAGGCAATAACCTTTTCATTAGTATTTTTAATGAACATTACAATAGACTGACTAAAAAAAGACAAAGTTTTAAATTTAATTTTTATAACCAGATACCTATGTCAAGAGGACTCGGAAGCTCATCTGCGGTAATAGTAAGCGCCATTGCAAGTGCTCATGAGGCTGCCGGAATTAAAGTTTCAAACAGAAGAATACTTAACCATGCGCTAGTTTATGAATCTCATCCGGATAATATCACTCCTGCGGTTATGGGTGGCTTTAATGCCGCTACGGTAGAGAAAGGAAAAGTTTTTTCCCAAAAGAAACATCTTCCAAACTATATCAAAGCAGTCGTAGTTATACCGAACAAACAGATGAGTACGGCAAAAGCAAGAACACTTCTTCCAAAATCATACTCAAAAGAGAATGCCGTTTATAACCTTTCTCATACGGCACTAAGTGTTGCTGCATTTTTTAATGAAGATTGGGAGATTTTAAAACTTGCTTCTCAAGA
Encoded proteins:
- the lpxC gene encoding UDP-3-O-acyl-N-acetylglucosamine deacetylase gives rise to the protein MYQTTIKKSVELVGIGLHKGSAVRLRLEPLESNSGLVFYRSDVDVAIPLIPDNVVDTKMATVIGKDGYIISTIEHMLSAIYAYGIDNLRIIVDADEVPVMDGSSASFCMLLDEAGIVQLDVPKKIMLIKKDVVVQEGDKYVKLSPSPDLKYGFTIKFPHPVIQKQEYVLNFTKQNYKDEIARARTFGFLHEVQYLRSKGLALGGSLENAVVLDEKKVLNPEGLRYSDEFVRHKILDAIGDMALIGMNFVGNYEAMAGSHDLNHKLTLELLKDAQNYEVVELVGEKTKELEKAYA
- the thrB gene encoding homoserine kinase; the encoded protein is MTVSVPATSANLGPGFDSLGLAVDLRNVVEFHPSKFFSVSIKGEGEDNPKLKGNNLFISIFNEHYNRLTKKRQSFKFNFYNQIPMSRGLGSSSAVIVSAIASAHEAAGIKVSNRRILNHALVYESHPDNITPAVMGGFNAATVEKGKVFSQKKHLPNYIKAVVVIPNKQMSTAKARTLLPKSYSKENAVYNLSHTALSVAAFFNEDWEILKLASQDRFHQKARMKTLPELFNVQKIAYESGALMSTLSGSGSTFFSMVYDEDSAAIANKLSQKFPEFVVKILDFDNDGLIVDK